From the genome of Glycine max cultivar Williams 82 chromosome 2, Glycine_max_v4.0, whole genome shotgun sequence, one region includes:
- the LOC102669193 gene encoding uncharacterized protein has product MAGAGGDGGDEYHQLDEAQPLLRDAMNAQMQRLLDRNNGEVFGRLEFLKNQANQNARRNIGGNRGNNGGNDRPRQNRVEGVKLNVPPFKGRSDPDAYLDWEMKIEHVFACNDYTKEQKVKLAATEFSDYALVWWHKYQREILREERQEVDTWTEMKRVMRKRYVPTSYNRTMRQKLQGLSQGNLTMEEYYKEMEMALVRANIEEESENTMARFLNGLNPEIRDVVELQKYVALDDLLHRALRVEQQIKRKSATKRNSPNTYNQNWANRSKKEGGNSFHPAATSPQGKSAASSVGGSKHNTSTSSSNTGTRNIKCFKCLGRGHISSECPTRRTMIMKADGEITSESEISEEEVEEEYEEEAMQGDMLMVRRLLGNQMQPLDDNHKENIFHTRCAINGKLCSLIVDGGSCTNVASSILVTKLNLETKPHPRPYKLQWLSEDEESLMQDFDDVFPESVPDGLPPFRGIEHHIDLIPAASLPKCLNSYAKVG; this is encoded by the exons ATGGCTGGAGCAGGTGGAGATGGTGGTGATGAGTATCATCAGTTGGACGAAGCTCAGCCTCTATTACGGGATGCAATGAATGCACAGATGCAACGTTTGCTGGACCGTAACAATGGGGAGGTCTTTGGACGACTAGAATTTTTGAAGAACCAAGCCAATCAGAATGCTAGACGAAATATAGGTGGGAATAGAGGTAACAATGGCGGTAATGACCGGCCGAGGCAGAATCGGGTTGAGGGAGTAAAGCTCAATGTTCCTCCCTTCAAAGGCAGAAGTGATCCAGATGCCtacctagattgggaaatgaagattGAGCATGTATTTGCCTGCAATGACTACACAAAAGAGCAGAAAGTCAAACTAGCAGCAACTGAATTCTCtgactatgcccttgtttggtggcataAATACCAGAGAGAAATCCTGAGAGAGGAACGGCAAGAggtagatacatggactgagatgaaaAGGGTGATGAGAAAAAGGTATGTGCCCACTAGCTATAACagaaccatgcgacagaaaCTCCAAGGGTTGTCCCAAGGGAATTTAACTATGGaagaatattataaagagaTGGAAATGGCGTTAGTGAGGGCCAACATCGAAGAGGAATCCGAAAACACAATGGCTCGTTTCCTGAATGGTCTAAACCCTGAAATcagagatgttgttgaattacaGAAGTATGTGGCGTTGGATGACTTGTTACATAGGGCACTCCGGGTTgaacaacaaattaaaagaaaaagtgcaacaaagAGGAACTCACCCAATACTTACAACCAGAACTGGGCCAAcagatccaagaaggagggaggtaATTCGTTCCACCCTGCAGCCACATCCCCGCAGGGAAAGTCAGCAGCGTCCAGTGTAGGTGGAAGCAAACATAACACCTCCACTTCCTCATCCAATACTGGAACCAGAAACATAAAATGCTTCAAGTGCTTAGGCAGAGGACATATTTCTTCTGAATGTCCAACCAGGAGGACCATGATCATGAAGGCTGATGGAGAAATCACTAGTGAGTCTGAAATTAGtgaagaagaagtggaagaagagTATGAGGAGGAAGCTATGCAGGGTGATATGCTGATGGTGAGAAGGTTGTTGGGAAATCAGATGCAACCACTGGATGacaatcataaagaaaatattttccacaccaGGTGTGCAATTAATGGTAAGCTAtgctctttaattgttgatggaggaaGCTGTACCAATGTTGCAAGTTCCATATTAGTGACCAAACTGAATTTGGAAACTAAGCCCCATCCTAGACCATACAAACTTCAgtggcttagtgaagatgaagag TCTCTTATGCaggattttgatgatgtgtttCCAGAAAGTGTACCGGATGGTTTGCCACCATTtaggggaattgagcatcacaTTGATCTCATTCCAGCAGCATCCTTGCCCAAGTGTCTGAATTCCTATGCAAAGGTTGGGTga